From the Diadema setosum chromosome 6, eeDiaSeto1, whole genome shotgun sequence genome, the window GCtaccgctgctgctgctgctactccGGCTGGCCGAGGAGCAGGATGGGGAGCAGAGGTACTGCATGAGGGGAAGACGGTACTTGCCGCAGAAGTCCACAAATTTGATGTGCTGGATGCGAGCATTGAAGTAGACACCTGGGAAGGGTGAACGGGAGAATAAATGGAAGatcaaaacatagtaatatTAGTCTTGAATTGTCAGCTACGTAAATTCACCACAACATCAATCAAAACATATATCTTACACTGTAGATCTATGAACTCAAGGCTCCCACCAAAGCAAGAgggaaatacactgtacacacataactacattttgtacataccTCCATCACAGGGAGCTAGcctatacagttgaacctctcttatccggcctccctttatccggatctctctattatacggacgcaatctcgccgtgattttttttttttttttttttttaataattacgggaggaaagggggattcccaactccttgagaactcctacacaaacacacatgaattacatattacttccaacattaacatacacctctattttggggtctgttactgagtgtaacaatgaaaaggttgcagtatacacattactacatgtggtactacaatgggctacatcagtaggacctacatgtgtatatatgtacatgtataaagcattgagtctcccgtatccggccaaatccctcatccggatgagccccggtcccgacttgtccggatacgagaggttcaactgtaactatttttcttttcttcttttttttaaccaccTGCCTGGTCAGGTAAGCAGGTTCTTGTATTGCAGTAGGCAATCACAAGATAGCATGTTATCCACACATGATTCACTCCTTTAGGGAACATCATTCAAATCACCAAAATCTCTCAAATCAGGTTCAATGCTTCAAAGGATTCGTAAATGTGAAAGTGAAGTACATTACACTACATGTAGGCTTTGCATTGCGGGTAAAGTTCTGTGTCATGGCACTGTCCCCCATCCAAAACCAGTGTGTGGATGCTTACAAGTACAGAATTCATTTTGTGTTCCCATGAAGTTTGTCTGATCAGTCTTGGAAAAAAATTCACTAATGAGTTTTGTCAGGATTATTACACGTTTTATGGTGGACTAGAAAGaatgcagggttttttttttcacatcaataCAGGATACTGAGAGCATTCAGTACTTGCACTGTCTGATATAAAGCAAGGCTTTGTTCACACAAAGCATATGCACCACAGCATGTATTGATTGGTGTGACAAAAACTGCCTTGTCATGCCTTTTGACACTCAACCATGTAATCCTCGCTAGACTGACGCTGCCTACCACCAGTTCTTATTAGGCCTAcccacatggggggggggggggggagacacaAAATCATCACCCATTGAGCTTTCAGGAGAAACATCAACAGAAAAGTTGAAACAGCTGACCTACAATTGACCCTTGAACAGCGCGCTGTACACAATGAAACTAAAGCACAGCTCACATTGTTTGTCTACagatctcaatttcaacctggTATAAAAGGATTTGCCTTCTGAGGCGATACAAGCAGCTTTAGTGTGTACACGAGATCAGCTCTACTGTCCCTGTGcagtacaatacaatgtaccagtaatcaattttatttttcagtcCATAAACAATGCAGTGAAATGTTCAATAAAAGAAGACTGACTGCTTTAAAATTTTGCCGAATTTGCATCTTTCACATGCCTGCAATTTAATAGTTACTCAACAATAGCAATTTGTCTAAAAAGGATTGCTggtatttaaagggatggtacagtattggtggagatgagaattgggcttttaactttttgtgagataccaagaaaacacttatgatatagtacagagcataccattttaagaggagtccaaagtttatttgatgaaaatcgggtttggaatgactgagacatccaaaaacaaagtaaaacaaagcgatcgtaataaagtgtgggtcccacaccttactagaatcgctcttttttggatttctcagccatttcaaaaccaaatttcatcagataaacgttgaattcctcatagaattacatgctctttcatattttataagaggtttctcattatttcactgaaaaatgttagaaacctgaaatcaggtctcaccaaaactgtatgatccctttaattcATAGGCCTGCTACTTTAGGTCTGCTACTACTACTTTACGACCTTCCAGTCCTACTTGAAAACTTCTTTCACCCCAGTTCACACACTGAATTTCTATTGAACACTGCTTCtctcatacccctttcaggtaatcgcggttcaattatccgcatccaaataatgcggataaagtagtcaaaatcgcgttcatatatcccatgaagtgcgcactacttttacgagcacccgttcatataatggtgcgaaggacggagttatttgtcatggttacggcgcacgcctctataatgacgtaatgtttccggtgaatatcctcacgtgcatgcacacctctcgcgcgctcaagctcagcaatcagcggttgtgcgggaaatcgagtgacctttgaccgaactgtggaatgttagtgcggataagtcgtaaaacgcgttcatgtattctcgatctactcctcatgctgcaattatgcgcataatagcagcataaaaataatgcgcacttttctactcctctcccgttcatgtaatcgaaattttacgacttgtgctcctattatccgcatccacgattacctgaaaggggtatcaaTTACTTTGTCTTTCTCGTTTGTGTTTGTGCTGCTACATTTGTACCAtgtattaaaggtagggaatcccatttgcacgccttaaatgaagagttgtataaatacagtggtatgttgaagagagtatcattttagaaactcccataaagtattgaaagtggaaggtaacatttagtacatttttttgaccgttagattttgaattgaattgttttcggggctcaccgtaaattccagtacattactaggctacctttgcagacccatgtactgcatgtgtgtccatcatgtatattttgtgaagaaagttcgtcaacacttacaaacatttctataaacattcttgccacacactctatatattattacatcagctcttgtacttttagatttgtgtttatagatcacaaatacagcagaatgcaacaaaaaggcgtaagtgtggctgacacacagaactactgagtagttgagttttgtgcattattcaaattttagataactgttgacttccaaatttctaagcagtggcctaagcaagtcccctgaggttcatatttaatgttttgctgcattttgggaggtctgtataaggtatcccctacctttaaagcccTAAAAGTATAGTTAcagaaccagggaggtgggaagagaaaaagACAACCCATGGAAATGGATAATGTTGAGCACTGTGCACGGAGAGTGAACCTTGATGGTCccgtcacgtcacgtcacgaCAGAGAAACATGACATACTGAAGGTGAAGGTCACCTTGATGCTACCCTGGTTGAGAGTAGAGGTGCACACAAGATACAAGTGGACATTGTTGACCCCTGGACAGAGTCATGGCTGCCTGTTTGCTGTGCAAACAATGACATGGCAAAGGTTGACATGGTGTCTTGTTCCTTATCTCTACATCCAGACAAGAACTGGCAATCTCTCCAGGGAAGTCAACTGGCTTTCAACAGGATACAACTGAGTACAAAAACAGCTTTGCCCTAAATGTGTCATTCACACAACTTCAGACAAAATAGTGGGATGTACAACAGAGCCAAGGAGCTACATTGTACCTTTAGTATGCTTGAAGTTCCTTGGTAGATCAAAACCTACATGAAATacatactacattgtatgtaccaAGATTTTTTTTATGGCTACAGCGCTGTATGTTTACATGGAGATAAATATTCCCACTAACTGCTAATCGCAAATCCCATTAACTTGAGCAGTTGAGATTAATGAGAACAAATTATTCTATCCTTCTATTCAGTGCTCAAGACTACTGTACTTGTATGCTCCGACTTGCAAATTTTGTAGTTACATGTATGAAGAAAGTCAGTGTGGGGAGCAAAAGTAACTAATAAGTCgtattaaaatacatgtatgtcaaagcATTTATACAGTGAACAAGCTTTATCAAGCCCTTTAATAAAGTATTCACACAAGAATGAGAAATTTCACTAAAGATATTGTCATGAAGTCTGTGTGCAAAAAGGTTTTGAGCTCAATCATACTACTCAATTTACAGGGAAGTTACATAAATTGTACATCTCCCTACATGATGtggtgtacagttctggtcaaggtgggGATTTACATCAATTGTagcttttaaagggaagataaaccccaagagcaatgtggattgagtgaaagcagcaacattagtagagcacatcagtgaaagtttgaggaaaatcggacaatcgatgcaaaagttatgaatttttaaagttttggtgttggaaccgctggatgaggagactactagaggatatgacgtatgagtggacaacaatacaaagaaaatataaaggaaattcaacaaaaattcacttttctagaatcatgaaagagcaatggaccaacctctttcagaaagcagggggaataattgctacccttaacatatgtcaatatcaagttgatggaatttgtaattttcaagaaaaatggatttttgtagaattttctttatattttcttggtattgttgtccactcatacgtcataacctctagtagtctcctcatccagcggttccaacaccaaaactttaaaaattcataacttttgcatcgattgtccgattttcttcaaactttcactgatgtgttctactaatgttgctgctttcactaaatccacattgctcttggggtttatcttccctttaacgttttgcgagatattcagaaaccactctatgagatgtcaaagagcatgcaattctaaggggtatcaaaagtttatttgatgaaaatcggttttgaaatggctgagatatccaaaaacaaggtgaaacaaagagaccctaatgaaaggcatggcctgtcgccttttattattatcacttttttggatatatctcggccatttgaaaaccaattatcatcaaataagcgttgaatccttcttgaaattacgtgttatgctctttcatatttcataagaggtttctcattacactgtatctcacttaggaatgttcaaaacatgaatccccacctcaaccagtactgtacagtccctttaagccaTGATTGTGTAAAGTGTACATGTGATATCATGCTGTACATTTCATACTGCTTTGATAAAGTTGTACAGACCAGTAGGCCTTATTGAAAAGCTAAAAAGAAAGTTCTGTGGACATTACAAAGCTGCAAGTGTACTGTGCATACAACATTGTATGGAAGATGATGAAGACTCTAAAGCACTTACATGCAGAAAATGCACATCAAACATTTCCATAATTGTCTGatactaatacccctttcataaactcatcctcctattatccgcataagaataatgcggacaattcaataaaaaatgcgttcacaaactctgaaaataatccgcattatttttacgagcgcccgtcctgaaaaaggcggataatcgtcatggtgactgcacacgtccctcctgcgggaaagacaggtgacgtttgaccgcaccccggcaattatccgcattatttgggtttgcgttcataaactcaaaatctggtcccgacgctgctattatgcggataatagaagggtcgaaataatgcgcattattctatccccgctccgattttacgaccaaatgttgcggatattatccgcattattgagtttatgaaaggggtatgagtGAAACAATTGTTCAAAATTCCTTTTTGTGTCATTAACCAGCATTTCCTGGTTGACTGGTACTTAATTTTCTTTGTAATTATGCTATGTTacttttttgttcgttttgaaagaaaaaactgTTTTGGTCAAGGGGTAGGAGGCTTTTACTatttcacttctgtttttttttttactaaaaaatttgaatttttgttgtgcaatattccatcaaaaagaaagaaacactcTCTCACCATTGCAGCGAGGATTCAGACAATGTCCTGCTGAGTCTAGATATCTCAGGAGCTCTCCTGGCAGATCTTCTTTTGTGTATTGCACCTGATTGTTCTTCACGGATCTAGCCGCCAACTCCAGTAATGTAGGTGGGTTCCACGTCAAATCCCGGACGAAGCGCACCACCAGCGGGTTACCCCGCAAACTCAGTTCGCAAAGTTCGGTCAGAGAAATGATCTCCGGGGGAAGAGTAGTTAAGTGGTTGTTATGGAGGCTCAGGGAGCGCAGCTGCTTCAGCTGTACGAGTTCAGATGGCAGTGAGGTTAGACGATTGTCGCACAGTACCAGCGAAAGTAGAGATTGCAGGTTGCCCAGAGTGGATGGCAGTGTGACCAGCCGATTGCCTCCCAAGTAGAAATGTTCCAACCTGAAAtttgaacaaacaaagagactgattcacattcaatttcattaaaagggataCTAGCACTACACAAGCTATAAAAAGGAACATTTTTAACCAGTTAGGTATTTAATACACTGTCCATATTGAACCAAACATGATGCTGGCTCAAACCATTTCAATTATTTGCAATCTCAAACCtgtatttaaattgtaattTAATGTATATAGATGCATTGTTTACTGTATGATAAAAAGAGGGGGTAAAATATATTAATTTACTgtatggtacattgtatttaaatcttattcaatcattatcattatgtgcAGGCTTCATGCTTGCAGGTACAGCCGTCCACTCTTTTGTAGGGGGGGTCTTTGTGTATGAAACAGtataccagtaggcctacagctgtatgtgtacaatgtaccaggGAGATACACTGAATGAGAAGGGAGATTCCACCTGTCTGGTAGTAAATCccaatcacaaacacacacacacacacacaccattgtACAGATTGACTGTACAAGTGTACGTGTCACAATATGTTAAATGAACAAAATGGATGTCATCTTTTGAtgcatttttacttttctgcaTTGATTCCAGCTTTCCTTCAACAGTAGTATACCGTACATGAAGGTCATCTTTACAGGGGAGGTATACaattgtagttttggttgattggagattcaggttttaacttcttacaagatgattagaaaccacttaaatatgaaagagcattcacATACAACTGTGCAGTAcctttctaagaggaattcatacattgttgtgatattcattgaaatacgaaagagcatgccattctaatgAATTCAGTGTATGAAAATCAGAACTTtttgagatggctgagatatacaatgtaatgtatcaaaaacaaagtaaaacaaagtggtccaaGCAAAAGGTGGGATttgtcttttattaggaccttttctgtttgtttttggatatctcagccatttcaaaaccgattttggtttgaactttgaattcctcatagaattgtattcttctatttatctcataaaaagttaaaacccAGTTCCCATTTCCACCATGAaactaaaccatccctttatGGCTTTACCCCTTTTTGTGCCAATGAGTCAAGTAGAATGGGTGTACAAATTGTATTCAGAGCAGGTACGATGTAACGTATACaaagatgttgaaaaaaaaaagagtgttaaTTATAGGTACATGTAGTTGCAATTATACAGTATTCCTGGAGCAGAAtgtgggtgtttgtgtgtgtttgagtacTCACTTTTCATCTACCGATGATACCGGtacatcattttcaactttcattcaatttagtgACTAGTGTTTACATACAACGTTGTAgtttgtacactgtattctGAGTCAATGTTAATTAATAAAAGTAATCTTCATGAACCTCTGCACACACACTGTTTGGCTGatcaacagtagatatatacattgtagccTACATGTACTTACAACCACCACAAGTCTCAtcatggaagaaagaaaaacaaacacaaaagtaaACACACCCACGCATGACATCTGTTCGGCGTCTGCATCACACAAAtctacacatacagtgtacacacacaTCCAAAGTCTGCAAGAACCATCAAgattgatggggggggggggggaagactgAACCAGAAGGATATTTAAGGCATACAAAATAGtttacaatttgcagatgaaataaaaacccagcattaatgctttaaaatagttctaaacagattgaaaatatgagttagggatagaaactaccattgtaaaaatttgaGCACAATTGAATAAGTAAAATTGATGTTGATTGTTAAATCTACAAAATTTGAACAGTAATTATAatcaaaaatgtttccagactagaAACCATCTGTAGATAGACAGTTACACTTTATTATTGAGAGAAAATTCTTGTAACAGAGTTAGGCTTTTCATTTATTGCAAactttttagggggggggggagggaaggatgttttgtggtaaaCTTTTACAGACCTAACATGTTAGACGTAGGTaagcatatgcatcaaataatatatcttgaacatttgttTTAAATCTCTGCTCCCAAAGTAAGGGCCTTTTAAATTTTAATAATGAGAACTCACCTTGCCAGTCTCTCAATTTGAGGAGGGATATCTTGAATTCGATTTCCTCCCATATGGAGAACTCTCAAAGTCGATATTTCTGTGAGTTGGACTGGAAAGTTGAGGAAAAGATTCCCACTCAAATTGAGGGTCTGCAAAGCAGGAAACGTCGATAGGTCTTTAGGCAAGGAGTCACTGTTTAATAGATTGTTTTTGCAAGTGAGCGTTTTCAAGTTCGGGAGTTGCAGAAGTTCATCTGGCAGTCTGGTGATGCGATTTGCACTCATGTCTAGCTCGATGATGCTGACAAAATTGTTGATCCCTGCGGGAATCGTTGATATCTGGTTTCGACTCACATCAATGATCTCAAGTCTTTCTTTGTGTTCGACCAGATCGTCAACTGGAAAAACATCGATACCTTTTCTAGAATACATGGCTATTCGTGGGTCGTTCTTACAATCTGCGTTGAGACGTACACGGAACCTCTTCGGCATTCCTCGGCCAAGCCTCGGGGAAGAGATCTCTGAGCGCTCCGTACTCACACGCGCAACCTGACAACCGCTCTTGCAataaatattttcaaataattcGTCCTTCCCTTTCAGTTCGCACCGACTCCTGGTTGACTGACACTTCGATGGAATTCCATGATTCTAGATAAATTACTCTTTGGCCAATTCCGATGTCGTCGACGTGTGCAATGTCGTATTGTGTGTGAGATTATCTGCAGCTGGAGCTGGCTGCGGCCGAGGCTGAAGATCCCTGGCCCTGTGTACGGTGTATCAGTGTACTCTCATACGAAGTGCTGTGTCACTACTTTGTACGTGTTGATTTCACCGTAGTTGTGTGTAGCATGAATCGGGTTGAAAATCGTGTTACACACATACTGAACAGTACTTGTATTACATAGCCGCACCGCCGCTTGACAAGCCGGTTGGATGCGGTTTCGGCTTTTTTATTGCTTTGTACGTGCACCACCGCGATTATCAGTGAATGGTACCGAAGCTGCGTTCCCACGCGTACGCCGCGACAGCTTACATCATTCCCTCACAGCTGTTTACATAATTCCCCATCCGCGCGCGCTCGCcacagtgtacatacagtattcatcgAGTTCTACAAGGCTTCGATTCGTACAAAGAGGTTCTACTGGAGAACCTCTTTGGATTCGTACTACATGACTGTAGTTGAACCTACGCGTGCATAGCGACGAAATCAATGCTCGGGATTGGAGGCGTCGTTTGTATTGTCAACTTTCTATTTGAGGGTCGGTCCACACCACCGAACTAAGGATGCCTGCATGAGTAAATTGCTCAGTAGACATTATTGAAATAGAAAACATACAAAGATTGAGTGCTTTATTTAcggaaaaatgaatgaacagcGAATAATATGACTGCTTATAGTAGTGCAGCCCCGATGCGCGTTCCCGATTTTCGGGAAAAGGATTCGGGGAAAGGATTCCGAAAATCGGTGAAATAGGGATCGTAAATATCCTTCTCGAAATATCTTTAATTAGGGATATTTTTCACATCTTTCCCTTAATAACCATGATGTAGGGTCCCGAATAAGGTTAGTTTCAATCAAAAGCACCCGAAAAATCTGCGAAATTCCTAGTGCGGCTTCAGGGATTTTAAGAtctatatataggcctattgctGGGAATGAAttggattgagcttttaactttttcaaTCATTCAGTCATCAAGATAATGACAACGCACTTATAAAGAATGTCACAGAGCACAGGCCTACCATTCTAtaagaggagttcaaagtttatttgatgacgaCGGTTTTGAAATGGAGAGATAGCCAAAAAATCAAAGTAGAATAACAAAAGATCTTTGCACAAGATGGATCCCCTTAATTTGTAGTACGAATAAGGAGCGCAACCAATTTTAAAGTTAGTTACCTACAAACTAATAACctcatgtataggcctattttgtACAGCAATTGATATTCAGGAGTTGACACAGATCGAGTCGGACACTGTATAGAAAAGAAGAGGTCTGAACGCTGTGTAAGTTTAGAACGACGCGGATACGATACAGGATGATCTGTTATCCGTTGTCCTTGCCTTCTTATGTAAACCATGACCGGTTTCGTGgtgaaaagaacaaaagaaaaaaaaaaaggtgttcgttcaaaacaaaaaaggtgttcgttcaaaaaaaaaaacaaaaaaaaaacatacatacacacatacacacaacgcACAAACTATAcatgcacacccacacacacacacacacacacttctggttcttaaaaaaaaaaaattgtggaacaaacaatacaaaaagaaaaatacttggaaaTCACGATATTCGACTCTCCAAGAGTTCATCTCGGAGCGTATTAATAGCTAACGTATTATAAGTAGGACAGATGCTGTTGGGTTCGGAGACTTTTGGTCGAAAGGGGGCGGCATTGACCCTTATCACCAGAGCTACACTCGcagtcctttcaaaagttacttttttaagtatctgctcagtcactgctggatgagaagactactgcagtgtatgatgtcatacgCGTACAACgacagaaagaaaataaaggagaatttcacaaaactgcACTTTTTGAATATAGTGCAcattttctt encodes:
- the LOC140230055 gene encoding leucine-rich repeat-containing protein 58-like; the encoded protein is MPKRFRVRLNADCKNDPRIAMYSRKGIDVFPVDDLVEHKERLEIIDVSRNQISTIPAGINNFVSIIELDMSANRITRLPDELLQLPNLKTLTCKNNLLNSDSLPKDLSTFPALQTLNLSGNLFLNFPVQLTEISTLRVLHMGGNRIQDIPPQIERLARLEHFYLGGNRLVTLPSTLGNLQSLLSLVLCDNRLTSLPSELVQLKQLRSLSLHNNHLTTLPPEIISLTELCELSLRGNPLVVRFVRDLTWNPPTLLELAARSVKNNQVQYTKEDLPGELLRYLDSAGHCLNPRCNGVYFNARIQHIKFVDFCGKYRLPLMQYLCSPSCSSASRSSSSSSGSQPSSSDESEDEVPIPRNTLKKVLLG